From the genome of Adhaeribacter pallidiroseus:
GGCAAAATTATTTTCGTTGGCATAATTAAATAAGGCTTGCACATCGTCGCCGAATAATACGCCCGGTTTAAATTTGGTCATCACGTCACTCATTGCTTATAATATAATTAAATAGGTTTACTGAATTTTTAGAAAGAAAGTAATTGGTCTGAATTAATATTTTCTAATTAAACCAGCGCAATACTACTTTTTTTTATCGTAATTAAAAATTTATGCTTTTACTTTTCAACAAAATTACTCCTTTGCTAAAAAATTGATCTACCAGCATAAACTAAACTGATTCTATTTTCTGAATATATTGTTGGTGGGCAAACTCTAACTCGGCTAATAAGGATTCTCGTTGCTGCATTAACCCACTAATTAATTTACGGTCGCGGAAGAATAAGGTCTGTAACTTTAAAGTGGTGCGCACTTTTTTAAATTTTTGATAATAATAAAGCACAAAAAAACCAGCAACTGGTAACATAATTAAAAAAAGCAGCACTACAAACCAGGCGTGTGTAAAGTACCAGACCAAGTAGCACTCCAGGGCATAGAACAAAGGAAAAGTAAAAATACCCGTACTCAACAGAATAGGAGCCGTAAACTCTTCTTCTTCGGTTAAAGCTGCCGCTACTTTGGCCGGCAAGATATAAGGCAAATAGTTGGTAATTAATCCAAAAAGGTACAACGGCAAGCCTATCAAGAAAAACAAACCCGAAGTAAACAACCATTTGCCTAAGTGCCGGTTACCCGCCGCATCGTAAAACACCTGATCGTTTAACCTTAACTGATTTAATTGCGCTAGGTAAGCGGCTAGTTTTTGCTGAATATGTTTTACTCTTTCGGGATGGATATTTTTAAAAAATTCCAGGCTGGCTACAAGGTGCCGGGTTAGTTCAAATTCTTCGACACTGTTATTTACCTGATGGTCGGTTACCAGTTTACTTTTATAAACTGCTTCCACTTGTTTCACTAGTTCGTCATCTTCTTCGGAGTAGGTATGTATAATCTGAGATTCTAATGCCGCCCGAATCTGCTCGGTTAGTAAGCGTACCGCCCGAGTAGAATCTTGCTGGTAAATAGCCGCCAAATCATTCACAACAATAGGGGATGCTATATTTACGAGTACTTTGCTTCGAAATCGGGTAGGCTCCGAATAATTTAAACCCACGGGCAAAATAGTTACTGTTTGCGCAAAATTACTTTGAGCAGCAGCACCCAAAGCAATACGGGCCGCCCCTGTTTTCAAGGGCCGGAGCCGGCGTTCATTAAAACTATTCCCTTCCGGAAAAATCAACAAGGTGCCGTTGGCCTGCAAAAATTCGTAACATTTCTCGAAGATAGCACTGTTGGCTCCAGCCGTAGCCACGCCATCTTCTTTGCGGTACACCGGAATCAGGTTCATTTTGCCGAGTAGCCACTTCCGGAAAGGTGTATTGAAAACAGTACTCTTCGCAATGAAATAAACTTCTTGCCGCAACAACGAAGCAATTACAATCGGGTCCATAAAAGTATTCGGGTGATTGGCTACCAAAAGCAAAGGCCCTTTAGCTGGTAAACTGCCAGATTGCTTTACTTCTATTTTCTGGTAAAAAATTTTTAATGCTAGCCTGAAAATTAATTTAAGAATAAAATAACCCATACTCTCCGCAAAATAACTACTTCTTAACGCTCCCTTGGTAAATATTAAATATACTAAGCTTTCCTTAACAACGGAAACGTAGAAGCTACTTCCGTTCTTAACACTAAAGCATCCCGAATAAAGCATTCTCTTGATCTTCTATACTACTTGGGTCTAAAAAGCTATTAATTTTATATTCCGCTGTTATAATAACCTATATTTTTAAAAATTTATCTTTTTCAAAAGCTATTAGGCCATTTTTAACAGGTAATTATGTCTTAGAACATTATTTTGATAGCATTAATAATGAGGCAGTTTATATTTTAACTCTTTTTATTATAATTTAGTTATTTTTGATCATTAAACCTTATTTATACAGGTGTTTTTCATTAATTATATAATATTTTTAAAAATTTACCTTAAAAAATTAGGCATAATATTAAAATTTTTATTATGTTTGAATCGTACATCAACTAATCTATCACCTCTAATTATTAACCCATGAAAGAAAAATTATCTATCGTTCCCTTTTCATTGCTGGTAATC
Proteins encoded in this window:
- a CDS encoding lysophospholipid acyltransferase family protein; this encodes MGYFILKLIFRLALKIFYQKIEVKQSGSLPAKGPLLLVANHPNTFMDPIVIASLLRQEVYFIAKSTVFNTPFRKWLLGKMNLIPVYRKEDGVATAGANSAIFEKCYEFLQANGTLLIFPEGNSFNERRLRPLKTGAARIALGAAAQSNFAQTVTILPVGLNYSEPTRFRSKVLVNIASPIVVNDLAAIYQQDSTRAVRLLTEQIRAALESQIIHTYSEEDDELVKQVEAVYKSKLVTDHQVNNSVEEFELTRHLVASLEFFKNIHPERVKHIQQKLAAYLAQLNQLRLNDQVFYDAAGNRHLGKWLFTSGLFFLIGLPLYLFGLITNYLPYILPAKVAAALTEEEEFTAPILLSTGIFTFPLFYALECYLVWYFTHAWFVVLLFLIMLPVAGFFVLYYYQKFKKVRTTLKLQTLFFRDRKLISGLMQQRESLLAELEFAHQQYIQKIESV